A stretch of the Candidatus Methylomirabilis tolerans genome encodes the following:
- the thpR gene encoding RNA 2',3'-cyclic phosphodiesterase has product MSDRSDVQPVSTVRAFVAANLTPDLKAALAMVQDRLKATRVDVGWVRPDNLHLTLKFLGQVEESRIDAIRDAIAAAASGSGPIRLVFQGLGAFPRPREARVVWIGLSHGSEALAALQTRIEAALESLGFAREARPFTAHLTLGRVRGPARREQLARAITEAPAEALGEMVLDRIELMQSDLSAGGARYSILQSFPLD; this is encoded by the coding sequence ATGTCGGACAGATCTGACGTCCAGCCCGTCTCAACGGTCCGCGCCTTTGTTGCCGCTAATCTGACTCCTGACCTCAAAGCAGCCCTGGCCATGGTGCAGGACCGGCTCAAGGCCACCAGAGTCGACGTCGGATGGGTACGGCCGGACAACCTTCATCTGACGCTCAAATTCCTTGGGCAGGTCGAGGAGAGTCGCATCGACGCCATCAGGGACGCGATCGCTGCTGCGGCTTCCGGGTCAGGTCCGATTCGTCTGGTCTTTCAGGGTCTTGGCGCCTTTCCCCGGCCCCGCGAGGCCCGGGTCGTCTGGATCGGACTCTCCCACGGGTCGGAGGCGCTGGCGGCGCTTCAGACGAGGATTGAGGCAGCACTCGAGTCGCTCGGATTTGCGCGGGAGGCACGACCGTTCACCGCACATCTCACGTTGGGTCGAGTGCGGGGTCCTGCGCGCCGAGAGCAGTTGGCTCGCGCCATCACTGAGGCGCCCGCCGAGGCGCTGGGCGAGATGGTGCTCGACCGGATCGAGCTGATGCAGAGCGACCTGAGCGCCGGAGGCGCGCGTTACTCCATCCTGCAAAGCTTTCCGCTCGACTGA